From a single Vitis vinifera cultivar Pinot Noir 40024 chromosome 18, ASM3070453v1 genomic region:
- the LOC132253197 gene encoding disease resistance protein RPV1-like, producing the protein MPFINSLIASIIAFLSFLIPFSSSSSSSSSSSSSATTTTNSIPQKNYDVFLSFGGEDTRYNFTDHLYQALLKRGNRTFRDDKLKRGEEIGSELFKVIERSRFSVIVFSKNYADSRWCLNELVKIMECRKEMGQIVLSIFYHVGPSHVRKQTGSFGEAFKNYKEDTKEKKEMVQRWRGALTEAANLSGEHVKDDG; encoded by the coding sequence ATGCCTTTCATAAATTCCCTAATAGCTTCCATAATTGCGTTCCTAAGTTTTCTAATACCcttttcatcatcatcttcatcttcatcttcttcttcttcctctgctACGACTACTACTAATTCCATCCCTCAAAAGAACTATGATGTTTTCTTGAGTTTTGGAGGCGAAGACACCCGCTATAATTTCACTGATCACCTCTACCAAGCTTtgcttaagagaggcaatcgcACCTTCAGAGATGATAAACTTAAGAGAGGAGAAGAGATTGGGTCAGAACTCTTCAAAGTCATTGAAAGATCAAGGTTTTCCGTAATCGTTTTCTCTAAAAACTATGCTGATTCAAGATGGTGTTTAAATGAGCTTGTTAAGATCATGGAGTGCAGGAAAGAAATGGGACAAATCGTCCTCTCAATTTTCTACCATGTTGGTCCATCCCATGTACGAAAGCAAACAGGAAGTTTTGGAGAAGCCTTTAAGAATTATAAAGAAGAtacaaaagagaagaaagagatgGTGCAAAGGTGGAGGGGTGCATTGACAGAGGCAGCCAATCTATCAGGAGAGCATGTGAAAGATGATGGGTAA